The Tursiops truncatus isolate mTurTru1 chromosome 11, mTurTru1.mat.Y, whole genome shotgun sequence genomic sequence tgaaaaggaaaatgagttaaggatgagaaaaaaagCTTTTAGCCTAGAACAGGTTAGTGAAAGTATTACAGACTTTCTGTTTTAGTCAGCCATCTTTTGGCTAAGGAGCCAATAGATTATATAGTTCTacctgggggtggggttggaTGAAATGGTTTCGAAGGGGTTTATCCAGGTTCTGTGGGAACAATAGGAACAAAACAGAATAGGGGGCCTTATAAAATCATGCTGTAAATATTTGAGCAACtacaatacttttattttctgcctcttttgaTTGTGAGTTGTTGCATGGAAGGAAGCTACTAACTTTCCCACCCTATGCAGAGACTCCAGAATCCAACAATAGCGTGTATACTTCCTTCATGAAGTCTCATCGCTGCTATGACCTGATTCCCACAAGCTCAAAATTGGTTGTATTTGATACTTCCCTTCAGGTAGGTGAAatcctcttttcccttcccccttccttggAGCCTCTGGTTCAATACCTCTCATCCTACCTCATCCCAAGGCTAATACCCTTGTCCTTCTATGGGGTTGGGCTCATGTTTTCCCCAGCATACCCAATTCCTATTCTGTTAAAATCCTGCCCCCTGGGAATTTTCCTTTGTGACTGTTGCTCTTTCACTACAGGTGAAGAAAGCTTTCTTTGCTTTGGTGACTAATGGTGTCCGAGCTGCGCCTTTGTGGGATAGTAAGAAGCAAAGTTTTGTGGGTAAGCAGAAGTTGTTGGAACACAGTTTTACTGGCATCTtgtgctgggcagggagagaagcTTTGAGCAGTGCTGAGGGCTCTTATCTTGGCCCCTAGGCATGCTGACCATCACTGATTTCATCAATATTCTGCACCGCTACTATAAATCAGCCCTGGTAAGGAGCCTTAGCTCAATGACCAAAACCACTTTCCCTGCCCAGAGTCCCtcattctcatttcctttcttccaaacAAACTACAAGGGGTTAGTGAAGCAGGGAGATCAAGTCTCAAGTTCTGTTGCTTCTGCTTTCAGGTTCAGATCTATGAGCTAGAAGAACACAAGATAGAAACTTGGAGAGGTATGTAGAGAACTGGGGGTTGTAAAAGGATAAAGGGATGGAAAGTTTCCTGGGAAACAGTTTTTCATGGTGGTATTTTGTGAACCTCCCTTTTCCCTTCAGAGGTGTACCTACAGGACTCCTTTAAACCACTTGTCTGCATTTCTCCTAATGCCAGGTGAGTTCCAGCTAACCATTTGTCCAGAGGGGAAAGAGCCTTGCCATCATCATAGCTAAGGCCGTAGATACCCAAAGATCCAAGGGCAGAAGAGAGGCAAGACActacactacacacacacacacacacacacacacacacacacacacacacacttatttagGTCTAGTCTGAACACTGCTCCTCTCCCCCAACCACCTGTTTATAAACAAACTCTAAGGAGCTATTTAACCACCCTCAGGCCCAGCACTGTGGAACTTATCATTATCCCCTACCTTCCCACAGCTTGTTTGATGCTGTCTCTTCATTAATTCGAAACAAGATCCACAGGCTGCCAGTTATTGACCCGGAATCAGGCAACACCTTGTACATCCTTACCCACAAGCGCATCCTCAAATTCCTCAAGTTGTTTGTAAGTGCTCCTCGGCCCAGTTTTTACTTCTTACATACTTGTCGGAGGGGTATCCAAAGGTGGTTTGAGGGgccttgaaaaaaatcaagatgatgGTTATTTCCTCAGATCACTGAGTTCCCCAAGCCAGAGTTCATGTCTAAGTCTCTGGAAGAGCTACAGATTGGCACCTATGCTAACATTGCTATGGTCCGCACTACTACCCCCGTCTACGTGGCTCTGGGCATCTTTGTACAGCACCGAGTCTCAGCCCTGCCAGTGGTGGATGAGAAAGGTGAGAGATTGGGCAAAAGGAGAGGGAGGGCTCCAGGGAAGCCAGGGAGGCTGTGGGAAAATCTGCTGTCCCCTCAGCTCAGCCCGGAGGGTGATTCTATAGGCAGGGGGAGCCTTGGATGCCAGATCCTCCTTGCTGAGCTGCCTCTGTCCCCCTAGGGCGTGTGGTGGACATCTACTCCAAGTTTGATGTTATCGTGAGTGattgtggaggtgctgggaggcagggaaaggggtggggtgttggatgtggagagggagaagaagagagtcTCTTCTGGGACCTGAGGGTTTTAGAAGTTTCCAAGCTTTCAAATCCTGTTTGAAAAGGAATTGAATGAGCTGGGTATGGCTTGTGGGCATGGCTGACAGCTACCCTAAATCACTCTGGTGAGGTTGGGTGGGCTCGGAGTTTGCGGGCCGGCTCCCTTGCTTCCCTGCAtgaatgtttctctctctccccagaatCTGGCAGCAGAGAAGACCTACAACAACCTAGATGTGTCAGTGACCAAAGCCCTGCAACATCGATCGCATCACTTTGAGGGTGTCCTCAAGTGCTACCTGCATGAGACTCTGGAAACCATCATCAACAGGCTGGTAGAAGCAGAGGTAGGGGAGCCAGCAACCCAAAAGGTGCTGGGGGTAGCAGCTTCGGTTTGGCATGGAGGGTAGGGGCTGAAGGGCTCACCTTAACTGAGGCTGGCACTAAacatccctttctcccttccttattGCTCTGTGCAGGTTCACCGACTTGTAGTGGTGGATG encodes the following:
- the PRKAG1 gene encoding 5'-AMP-activated protein kinase subunit gamma-1 isoform X2; protein product: MEAVTSSDNYSALENEHPQETPESNNSVYTSFMKSHRCYDLIPTSSKLVVFDTSLQVKKAFFALVTNGVRAAPLWDSKKQSFVGMLTITDFINILHRYYKSALVQIYELEEHKIETWREVYLQDSFKPLVCISPNASLFDAVSSLIRNKIHRLPVIDPESGNTLYILTHKRILKFLKLFITEFPKPEFMSKSLEELQIGTYANIAMVRTTTPVYVALGIFVQHRVSALPVVDEKGRVVDIYSKFDVINLAAEKTYNNLDVSVTKALQHRSHHFEGVLKCYLHETLETIINRLVEAEVHRLVVVDENDVVKGIVSLSDILQALVLTGGEKP
- the PRKAG1 gene encoding 5'-AMP-activated protein kinase subunit gamma-1 isoform X4 codes for the protein MWIRSLEEIVTSSDNYSALENEHPQETPESNNSVYTSFMKSHRCYDLIPTSSKLVVFDTSLQVKKAFFALVTNGVRAAPLWDSKKQSFVGMLTITDFINILHRYYKSALVQIYELEEHKIETWREVYLQDSFKPLVCISPNARSLSSPSQSSCLSLWKSYRLAPMLTLLWSALLPPSTWLWASLYSTESQPCQWWMRKNLAAEKTYNNLDVSVTKALQHRSHHFEGVLKCYLHETLETIINRLVEAEVHRLVVVDENDVVKGIVSLSDILQALVLTGGEKP
- the PRKAG1 gene encoding 5'-AMP-activated protein kinase subunit gamma-1 isoform X1, whose translation is MWIRSLEEIVTSSDNYSALENEHPQETPESNNSVYTSFMKSHRCYDLIPTSSKLVVFDTSLQVKKAFFALVTNGVRAAPLWDSKKQSFVGMLTITDFINILHRYYKSALVQIYELEEHKIETWREVYLQDSFKPLVCISPNASLFDAVSSLIRNKIHRLPVIDPESGNTLYILTHKRILKFLKLFITEFPKPEFMSKSLEELQIGTYANIAMVRTTTPVYVALGIFVQHRVSALPVVDEKGRVVDIYSKFDVINLAAEKTYNNLDVSVTKALQHRSHHFEGVLKCYLHETLETIINRLVEAEVHRLVVVDENDVVKGIVSLSDILQALVLTGGEKP
- the PRKAG1 gene encoding 5'-AMP-activated protein kinase subunit gamma-1 isoform X3, encoding MKSHRCYDLIPTSSKLVVFDTSLQVKKAFFALVTNGVRAAPLWDSKKQSFVGMLTITDFINILHRYYKSALVQIYELEEHKIETWREVYLQDSFKPLVCISPNASLFDAVSSLIRNKIHRLPVIDPESGNTLYILTHKRILKFLKLFITEFPKPEFMSKSLEELQIGTYANIAMVRTTTPVYVALGIFVQHRVSALPVVDEKGRVVDIYSKFDVINLAAEKTYNNLDVSVTKALQHRSHHFEGVLKCYLHETLETIINRLVEAEVHRLVVVDENDVVKGIVSLSDILQALVLTGGEKP